One stretch of Zingiber officinale cultivar Zhangliang chromosome 6B, Zo_v1.1, whole genome shotgun sequence DNA includes these proteins:
- the LOC121993219 gene encoding calmodulin-binding protein 60 C-like isoform X2 — protein MEGRQSEKRRSDADERDDLQLRPKRAKIPTLESAVFGISKMEYLQRLIGPSLEPMLRRVVYEEVERALKNGGLAGIGERYVPRQIEGPNGRNLQLHFKTKLSLPIFTGGNVGGENGVAIQVLLRDANTGLVVTSGPEACSKLDVLVLDGDFNYEDGDSWIEEAFNTHKVKQREGKRPLLIGDLQVTLKDGIGTLGELSFTDNSSWVRSKMFRLGVRIASGYNNGIRIREATTDAFRVKDHRGEEYKKRHPPSLKDKVWRLEKIGKNGQFHKRLSENDIYTVEHFLENYNQSPQQLRKILGSGMSDRMWESLVAHAKTCVLGDMRYAYYPDGTSNQVPQMHLQSSLFSNQYSVEMGKAVGGPMPSPYDGIQAIRYAHLPHDEGSHAPMLISRASIEPQEKPADSTFQTQFMASDSAYLGFHIPDPIGQSVAHPGLQMLNSFNMDAPFEDEIHLWNLGNEDLFSIYNMGVASTSSQHDDLYGFSYMSPLFHFSEFDNGGSRASNKATVGWLKMKAAMRWGIFIRKRAAEKRRVARLVEV, from the exons ATGGAAGGGAGGCAGAGCGAGAAACGGAGGTCGGACGCTGATGAGAGGGATGACTTACAGCTCCGGCCCAAGAGGGCAAAGATTCCAACTCTGGAGAG TGCCGTTTTTGGAATCTCAAAAATGGAATATCTGCAGCGTCTCATCGGTCCGTCATTAGAGCCTATGCTTCGTAGAGTG GTGTATGAAGAAGTTGAGCGAGCCCTAAAAAATGGAGGTCTTGCTGGCATTGGTGAAAG GTATGTGCCAAGACAAATTGAAGGGCCGAATGGAAGAAATCTACAGCTTCACTTCAAGACAAAATTATCTCTGCCTATATTCACAGGTGGAAATGTTGGTGGGGAAAATGGAGTTGCAATTCAGGTTTTATTACGCGATGCAAACACCGGCCTTGTTGTAACCTCAGGACCAGAGGCATGTTCAAAACTAGACGTTTTAGTACTAGATGGTGATTTTAACTATGAAGATGGTGATAGTTGGATTGAAGAAGCTTTTAATACTCATAAAGTTAAACAGCGCGAAGGAAAGAGACCACTTCTAATAGGGGACTTGCAAGTTACATTGAAAGATGGAATTGGTACCCTTGGAGAGCTTTCTTTTACTGATAATTCTAGTTGGGTCAGGAGCAAAATGTTCAGGCTTGGTGTGAGGATAGCCTCCGGCTACAATAATGGTATTCGTATACGTGAAGCAACAACAGATGCATTCAGAGTTAAGGATCATAGAGGAGAAG AATACAAGAAACGCCATCCGCCTAGCTTAAAGGATAAAGTATGGAGACTGGAAAAAATTGGCAAGAATGGCCAATTTCACAAAAGGTTATCTGAAAATGATATTTACACAGTTGAACATTTCCTTGAGAATTATAATCAGAGCCCCCAACAACTGCGCAAA ATCCTTGGGAGTGGTATGTCAGATAGAATGTGGGAGAGTCTTGTGGCACATGCCAAGACTTGTGTCTTAGGTGATATGCGTTATGCATACTATCCAGATGGAACTAGCAATCAAGTCCCCCAAATGCACTTACAATCTTCACTTTTCTCAAATCAGTATTCAGTTGAAATGGGAAAGGCAGTGGGAG GGCCCATGCCTTCTCCATATGATGGAATTCAAGCTATTAGATATGCACACCTTCCTCATGATGAAGGTTCCCATGCTCCTATGCTGATTTCAAGGGCATCAATTGAGCCTCAAGAGAAGCCGGCTGACTCCACATTCCAGACCCAATTCATGGCAAGTGATTCTGCATATTTAGGATTCCACATTCCAGACCCAATTGGTCAATCCGTGGCACATCCAGGCCTACAAATGCTTAACAGCTTCAACATGGATGCTCCTTTCGAAGATGAGATCCACTTATGGAACCTTGGGAATGAGGACTTGTTCTCTATATATAACATGGGTGTTGCTTCCACGAGTAGTCAGCACGACGACTTATACGGCTTCTCTTACATGTCTCCACTCTTCCATTTCTCCGAATTCGACAATGGTGGGAGTCGTGCATCCAATAAGGCTACTGTTGGTTGGCTCAAGATGAAAGCAGCCATGAGATGGGGGATCTTCATTCGAAAGAGAGCAGCTGAGAAAAGAAGAGTAGCACGACTTGTTGAGGTGTAA
- the LOC121993219 gene encoding calmodulin-binding protein 60 C-like isoform X1: protein MEGRQSEKRRSDADERDDLQLRPKRAKIPTLESAVFGISKMEYLQRLIGPSLEPMLRRVVYEEVERALKNGGLAGIGERYVPRQIEGPNGRNLQLHFKTKLSLPIFTGGNVGGENGVAIQVLLRDANTGLVVTSGPEACSKLDVLVLDGDFNYEDGDSWIEEAFNTHKVKQREGKRPLLIGDLQVTLKDGIGTLGELSFTDNSSWVRSKMFRLGVRIASGYNNGIRIREATTDAFRVKDHRGEEYKKRHPPSLKDKVWRLEKIGKNGQFHKRLSENDIYTVEHFLENYNQSPQQLRKILGSGMSDRMWESLVAHAKTCVLGDMRYAYYPDGTSNQVPQMHLQSSLFSNQYSVEMGKAVGAGPMPSPYDGIQAIRYAHLPHDEGSHAPMLISRASIEPQEKPADSTFQTQFMASDSAYLGFHIPDPIGQSVAHPGLQMLNSFNMDAPFEDEIHLWNLGNEDLFSIYNMGVASTSSQHDDLYGFSYMSPLFHFSEFDNGGSRASNKATVGWLKMKAAMRWGIFIRKRAAEKRRVARLVEV from the exons ATGGAAGGGAGGCAGAGCGAGAAACGGAGGTCGGACGCTGATGAGAGGGATGACTTACAGCTCCGGCCCAAGAGGGCAAAGATTCCAACTCTGGAGAG TGCCGTTTTTGGAATCTCAAAAATGGAATATCTGCAGCGTCTCATCGGTCCGTCATTAGAGCCTATGCTTCGTAGAGTG GTGTATGAAGAAGTTGAGCGAGCCCTAAAAAATGGAGGTCTTGCTGGCATTGGTGAAAG GTATGTGCCAAGACAAATTGAAGGGCCGAATGGAAGAAATCTACAGCTTCACTTCAAGACAAAATTATCTCTGCCTATATTCACAGGTGGAAATGTTGGTGGGGAAAATGGAGTTGCAATTCAGGTTTTATTACGCGATGCAAACACCGGCCTTGTTGTAACCTCAGGACCAGAGGCATGTTCAAAACTAGACGTTTTAGTACTAGATGGTGATTTTAACTATGAAGATGGTGATAGTTGGATTGAAGAAGCTTTTAATACTCATAAAGTTAAACAGCGCGAAGGAAAGAGACCACTTCTAATAGGGGACTTGCAAGTTACATTGAAAGATGGAATTGGTACCCTTGGAGAGCTTTCTTTTACTGATAATTCTAGTTGGGTCAGGAGCAAAATGTTCAGGCTTGGTGTGAGGATAGCCTCCGGCTACAATAATGGTATTCGTATACGTGAAGCAACAACAGATGCATTCAGAGTTAAGGATCATAGAGGAGAAG AATACAAGAAACGCCATCCGCCTAGCTTAAAGGATAAAGTATGGAGACTGGAAAAAATTGGCAAGAATGGCCAATTTCACAAAAGGTTATCTGAAAATGATATTTACACAGTTGAACATTTCCTTGAGAATTATAATCAGAGCCCCCAACAACTGCGCAAA ATCCTTGGGAGTGGTATGTCAGATAGAATGTGGGAGAGTCTTGTGGCACATGCCAAGACTTGTGTCTTAGGTGATATGCGTTATGCATACTATCCAGATGGAACTAGCAATCAAGTCCCCCAAATGCACTTACAATCTTCACTTTTCTCAAATCAGTATTCAGTTGAAATGGGAAAGGCAGTGGGAG CAGGGCCCATGCCTTCTCCATATGATGGAATTCAAGCTATTAGATATGCACACCTTCCTCATGATGAAGGTTCCCATGCTCCTATGCTGATTTCAAGGGCATCAATTGAGCCTCAAGAGAAGCCGGCTGACTCCACATTCCAGACCCAATTCATGGCAAGTGATTCTGCATATTTAGGATTCCACATTCCAGACCCAATTGGTCAATCCGTGGCACATCCAGGCCTACAAATGCTTAACAGCTTCAACATGGATGCTCCTTTCGAAGATGAGATCCACTTATGGAACCTTGGGAATGAGGACTTGTTCTCTATATATAACATGGGTGTTGCTTCCACGAGTAGTCAGCACGACGACTTATACGGCTTCTCTTACATGTCTCCACTCTTCCATTTCTCCGAATTCGACAATGGTGGGAGTCGTGCATCCAATAAGGCTACTGTTGGTTGGCTCAAGATGAAAGCAGCCATGAGATGGGGGATCTTCATTCGAAAGAGAGCAGCTGAGAAAAGAAGAGTAGCACGACTTGTTGAGGTGTAA